ATCAAGCATCGTAGCCCTCCTTTTTAACGATGTAATGATGCACGCCCGTTTCGTCTTTGTTTTTATTCATGTCAACTACTCGATACCCCTTTGAAAACAAATCACTGAAAGATTCACGAAGAGCGTATCTCCACTTTAAAGCAATATCGAGGTTACTTTTTTTCATCTCATGAATGTTTGCTGGGACGGAGATTTTATAGGTAGACTCTTTGATTGCTAGCTCCTTTTTTACAGGTACAACGAATGAATGTTCGACCAAAGCACTGACTAGTTCTTTCGCTTCAACAGGGCCTTCTACCTTGGTACAAGGTCGGTCTTTTAAATCCAATTCTAGTAAAAATCGGTCAGTCGGGAGTCCATGATTAATTTCATCGTTATCCATTTCACCATAATAAGACGGATAATACGTTTGAACGTAACCCCCTAGCTTATGTACATTTAAATAACCGTTTCTCGCTTCTAACGGGTCGTATGTCCACTGAATTTTTTCATTGCTGTAACGCATTGCCCATTCTTTTTGGTATCGTTTCATCTGTTCCCCAATACCTTTATTTCGATAAGCTGGATCAACCCCCATCATATGAGAAATCAGCACGTTTTCGTTGTTTTTAAACCCTGGAAAGCCGTAGCAAAAACCGACTAAACGGTCTTCATCGTAAGCACCGATGACGTGCCCTCCAGCATTGACGGAGGCGATTAAATGATGAACGGCGGTCACACTATTCCAAATCGTTTGTTGGAAAGCTTCAACATCTGTTAACCCCCGGATGTCTTGAACCAATTGAATATCAACCTTCTTCTCCATCTCACTCCGCCCTTTCGTTGTTTTCTTGTAGTCACTCCTTCGTCTTCTCCACTCATTCTACTTTACAACTAAAAGCTATATTAAATTTTAGTCCAAAACGAACTAGTCAGCTTTGGGAAGTTGAAATCCGTGCCAAGAGATGCAAAGTAGGCACCGTGAATGCAAGCAAAGTGAAGCATGAACGAATGTCGAACTTGTGCCTAGAGGTGAAAGCGAAGCAAGTGTGCTTACAAATTAACATCAAAATTATATGGTAGAACCTAACTGAAAATTTTTCTAACAATTTATTTTTTCATTAAGAAAATGACTGCTCTATGACTGTATATTTTTCTATTAAATTTTCATCGGGCTTATAGCCGATTCCAGGCTCTGTTGGTACCGTAATGATGCCTGGCTTTGACATCGTGACTTCTGGCTGGATAATATCTTCATCGAAGTACCTGCTCGATGCTGACGTATCTCCTGGGATCGTAAAATTCGTTAACGAAGCAATCGCAATATTATGCGCTCTTCCAATCCCTGCTTCAAGCATTCCGCCGCACCATACAGGAATGTTTTCGGCTTTGCAGTAATCATGGATTTTCTTCGCCTCAGTTAATCCACCGACTCTACCAACCTTGATATTAATGATTTTACAGCTTCCTAACTCGACTGCTTTTCCGCATCTTCTAAAGAATGAATGCTTTCATCAAGACAAACTGGTGTCGTTAACTCGGCTTGAAGCTTTGCGTGATCGATAATATCGTCATGAGCTAACGGCTGCTCAATCATCATTAAACCAAATTCGTCTAATTGTTTTAATAATGGAATGTCTTCTAATATATATGCCGAATTCGCATCTGCCATTAGTGGCACGTCATCCCCAAATTTTTCTCTAATCGCGCGAATTGGCTCAATGTCCCATCCTGGTTTAATTTTCACTTTAATTTTTTTGTACCCTTCATTAATAAAGCGTTCAACTTTGGCAAGCAAGTCATCAATTGATTTTTCGATGCCGATACTTACGCCAACTTCAATCTCTTCTAACTCCCCACCTAACGCCTTCGATAATGAGACTCCTCGTTGTTTGCTATATAAGTCCCATACAGCCCCTTCAACGGCTGCTTTTGCCATATTGTTTCTTCTAATATAGGAAAACATCGAAGATACGTCATCAGGATGATCGATCTTTTTTGATAAAAGTTGTGGGATGAGGAAATCCTCCATTACTCCCCAAGCTGTTCGGTTCGTTTCCTCATTGTAAATCGGCGCTTCCATGGCGACACATTCGGCAAAACCAACGTCCCCGTCTGCAAAAACGGAGACTACTATCATTTCTTTATTTACGGTTTTTCCAAAGCTTGTCTCAAATGGTGATTTTAACGGCATTTTTAACTGTTTCAAATCTACTCGCTCAATGATCATCTTACCGACCCTCCCCCTTCTTTCCGCCCGAAAATGTTATTATTTTCAGAATATAAACGATATTTTATTAGAATGCAATATATATGAGGCAATATATGCCTATTTGCATATTTCCTTTGTTTATGTGAGATGTTTAAAAGTAAATAGTAGCAACGGAGGACTTTTTATGGGTTACATTGAAAATATACGTGCAAGCGTTGGGAACATGCCTATTATTCTTGTTTCTGCCGGAGTGATCATAGAAGATGGAAATAACGTATTGTTATGTTACCGAAAAGATACAAATGACTGGGGATTACCAGGCGGATATATGGAACCGGGTGAAACTGTGTTGGAAACTGCGTTCCGCGAACTAAAAGAAGAGATGAAAGTAATACCAGATGACCTACAATTTTATCGTATTTTTTCTGGACAAGACTTCTATCATGAGTATCCAAATGGCGATCAAGTATACAGCGTCATTGTTATGTTTACAACATCTTCGTCGTTCGTTGGAAAAATAACCGTTGATCATCAAGAAATCGAGGAGGCGAAATTCTTCTCGCTTGATTCTCTCCCACCAAAACTTACGAAGACAACGCAGAACATTTTAGAGGTATACAAAAATGGCTAGGTCTCTTAGCCGGCCGTCTACAAGTACTTTTGCATCCCAGGCCCTTCTAGCGGCCTTTCTTCAAATCTAAACTTCTTGTAAAAGCCAGACTTCCCATGCGCACACGTCAATTGCACCCACTTTATTCCACTCGATTCGCATTTATTAAGGAGCCTTGTCATTACTTCTTTCCCAATTCCTTGGCCGTGGTAACTAGGATGAACAATCATATGCCCGATAAACGTTTGATAGATTCCGTCTGAAATGATTCTACCAAACCCTACTAGTTGCTCTCCTTCATAAGCAGCAGCAAGGTACCAACTATTGTTTATCGCATAAAACAAATCATCTGCTGTAAACTTCTCTTTGTTCCATCCCGTTGTTTCGTATAGTTCAAAAAAATTGATGTTTTGCTGGTACTTCATTTGTAAAAGAAATCGCCAATGCTTTCACCATTCCAATCTATTCATTATCTCTAGTGTTTATAGTTTTCTTCACGATTATTTTACACCAATAAAGGGGCTGCAGTAAGCATAGAAAAAAGCCAGCCCTCTTCAATGGCTGAAGAAAGCTGGCTAGTTGATTTCGACAAAATGCGGGAGGTGACTGGCACCTCTACCTAGCTTGTCCTCATTTCGACATAGTTCGGGAGGTGACTGGCACCTTTAATATACGTGATTGTGTG
The Bacillus shivajii DNA segment above includes these coding regions:
- a CDS encoding GNAT family N-acetyltransferase, with product MEKKVDIQLVQDIRGLTDVEAFQQTIWNSVTAVHHLIASVNAGGHVIGAYDEDRLVGFCYGFPGFKNNENVLISHMMGVDPAYRNKGIGEQMKRYQKEWAMRYSNEKIQWTYDPLEARNGYLNVHKLGGYVQTYYPSYYGEMDNDEINHGLPTDRFLLELDLKDRPCTKVEGPVEAKELVSALVEHSFVVPVKKELAIKESTYKISVPANIHEMKKSNLDIALKWRYALRESFSDLFSKGYRVVDMNKNKDETGVHHYIVKKEGYDA
- a CDS encoding NUDIX hydrolase gives rise to the protein MGYIENIRASVGNMPIILVSAGVIIEDGNNVLLCYRKDTNDWGLPGGYMEPGETVLETAFRELKEEMKVIPDDLQFYRIFSGQDFYHEYPNGDQVYSVIVMFTTSSSFVGKITVDHQEIEEAKFFSLDSLPPKLTKTTQNILEVYKNG
- a CDS encoding GNAT family N-acetyltransferase; translation: MKYQQNINFFELYETTGWNKEKFTADDLFYAINNSWYLAAAYEGEQLVGFGRIISDGIYQTFIGHMIVHPSYHGQGIGKEVMTRLLNKCESSGIKWVQLTCAHGKSGFYKKFRFEERPLEGPGMQKYL